In the genome of Candidatus Binatia bacterium, the window TCCGCCAAGGCCCACGCCAACGGCTCGAGCCACTTCCCCGCGAACACCCCCACGAGTTGCCGCTTTGCTCCAGCCGGATTGGCCAGCGGCCCTAGCAAGTTGAAAATCGTTCTCAGTCCTAGCTCTCGCCGCACTGGAGCAACGTGACGCATGGCGGGATGGAACCGCGGCGCGAACAAGAATCCGAAACCAGTGGCCTCGATGCACTCGCGAACTTGGTCGGGCGGTAAGTCAATGCGCACGCCCAAGGCTTCCAAAATATCGGCCCCACCAACTCGGCCCGACACCGCCCGGTTGCCGTGCTTCGCCACCGCGGCTCCGGCCGCAGCGGCAATCAGCGCTGCTGCCGTGGAAATGTTGAAGGTGCTCTTCCCGTCCCCACCCGTTCCGCACGTATCCACAACTGCAACCTGGGGGCGAATGTTCTCCGCACGCGCCCGCATCGCGCGTGCTGCCCCAACAAGCTCCGCAACCGTTTCACCTTTCATGCGCCAAGCCACAAGCAGTCCGGCCAAATGGACCGGGCTAACCTCACCGCCCATCACTTCCAGCATCACAGCTTCTGCTTCGCTGGCTTGCAGATCTCGCCCGTCGACAAACGCTTTGAGGGCACCAACCACTTGCTCCGACATGCGCTTCAAGCT includes:
- the trpD gene encoding anthranilate phosphoribosyltransferase → MSEQVVGALKAFVDGRDLQASEAEAVMLEVMGGEVSPVHLAGLLVAWRMKGETVAELVGAARAMRARAENIRPQVAVVDTCGTGGDGKSTFNISTAAALIAAAAGAAVAKHGNRAVSGRVGGADILEALGVRIDLPPDQVRECIEATGFGFLFAPRFHPAMRHVAPVRRELGLRTIFNLLGPLANPAGAKRQLVGVFAGKWLEPLAWALAELGAEHAMVVHSEDGLDEISLSAPTQVCEWRGGELRRWRLDPARLGFSTYPREAFVCPDLLTALERMQAVLHGEPGPCTEVAELNAGAALYVAGHAATLEEGVRQAHEAIVGGVAWQKLQQVIAWTNR